AGAGGTGATGTCAGGACACAGGAGGTGTCTGGGTAGGAGGTCAGGGCTGACCACTGAAGGAGAGGTGATGTCAGGACACAGGAGGACACTATGCAGGAGGTCAGGGCTGACCACTGAAGGAGAGGTGATGTCAGGACACAGGAGGACACTATGCAGGAGGTCAGGGCTGACCACTGAAGGAGAGGTGATGTCAGGACACAGGAGGACACTATGCAGGAGTACAGGGCTGACCACTGAAGGAGAGGTGATGTCAGGACACATGAGGTGTCTGGGTAGGAGGTCAGGGATGACCACTGAAGGAGAGGTGATGTCAGGACACAGGAGGTGTCTGGGTAGGAGGTCAGGGCTGACCACTGAAGGAGAGGTGATGTCAGGACACAGGAGGTGTCTGGGTAGGAGGTCAGGGCTGACCACTGAAGGAGAGGTGATGTCAGGACACAGGAGGTGTCTGGGTAGGAGGTCAGGGCTGACCACTGAAGGAGAGGTGATGTCAGGACACAGGAGGTGTCTGGGTAGGAGGCCAGGGATGACCACTGAAGGAGAGGTGATGTCAGGACACAGGAGGTGTCTGGGTAGGAGGTCAGGGATGACCACTGAAGGAGAGGTGATGTCAGGACACAGGAGGTGTCTGGGTAGGAGGCCAGGGATGACCACTGAAGGAGAGGTGATGTCAGGACACAGGAGGTGTCTGGGTAGGAGGCCAGGGATGACCACTGAAGGAGAGGTGATGTCAGGACACAGGAGGTGTCTGGGTAGGAGGCCAGGGATGACCACTGAAGGAGAGGTGATGTCAGGACACAGGAGGTGTCTGGGTAGGAGGTCAGGGCTGACCACTGAAGGAGAGGTGATGTCAGGACACAGGAGGTGTCTGGGTAGGAGGTCAGGGCTGACCACTGAAGGAGAGGTGATGTCAGGACACAGGAGGTGTCTGGGTAGGAGGTCAGGGCTGACCACTGAAGGAGAGGTGATGTCAGGACACAGGAGGTGTCTGGGTAGGAGGTCAGGGCTGACCACTGAAGGAGAGGTGATGTCAGGACACAGGAGGTGTCTGGGTAGGAGGTCAGGGCTGACCACTGAAGGAGAGGTGATGTCAGGACACAGGAGGTGTCTGGGTAGGAGGTCAGGGCTGACCACTGAAGGAGAGGTGATGTCAGGACACAGGAGGTGTCTGGGTAGGAGGCCAGGGCTGACCACTGAAGGAGAGGTGATGTCAGGACACAGGAGGACACTATGCAGGAGGTCAGGGCTGACCACTGAAGGAGAGGTGATGTCAGGACACAGGAGGACACTATGCAGGAGGTCAGGGCTGACCACTGAAGGAGAGGTGATGTCAGGACACAGGAGGACACTATGCAGGAGGCCAGGGATGACCACTGAAGGAGAGGTGATGTCAGGACACAGGAGGACACTATGCAGGAGTACAGGGCTGACCACTGAAGGAGAGGTGATGTCAGGACACAGGAGGTGTCTGGGTAGGAGGTCAGGGCTGACCACTGAAGGAGAGGTGATGTCAGGACACAGGAGGTGTCTGGGTAGGAGGTCAGGGCTGACCACTGAAGGAGAGGTGATGTCAGGACACAGGAGGTGTCTGGGTAGGAGGTCAGGGCTGACCACTGAAGGAGAGGTGATGTCAGGACACAGGAGGTGTCTGGGTAGGAGGTCAGGGCTGACCACTGAAGGAGAGGTGATGTCAGGACACAGGAGGACACTATGCAGGAGGTCAGGGCTGACCACTGAAGGAGAGGTGATGTCAGGACACAGGAGGACACTATGCAGGAGGTCAGGGCTGACCACTGAAGGAGAGGTGATGTCAGGACACAGGAGGACACTATGCAGGAGGACAGGGCTGACCACTGAAGGAGAGGTGATGTCAGGACACAGGAGGTGTCTGGGTAGGAGGTCAGGGCTGACCACTGAAGGAGAGGTGATGTCAGGACACAGGAGGTGTCTGGGTAGGAGGTCAGGGATGACCACTGAAGGAGAGGTGATGTCAGGACACAGGAGGTGTCTGGGTAGGAGGTCAGGGCTGACCACTGAAGGAGAGGTGATGTCAGGACACAGGAGGTGTCTGGGTAGGAGGTCAGGGCTGACCACTGAAGGAGAGGTGATGTCAGGACACAGGAGGACACTATGCAGGAGGTCAGGGCTGACCACTGAAGGAGAGGTGATGTCAGGACACAGGAGGACACTATGCAGGAGGTCAGGGCTGACCACTGAAGGAGAGGTGGTCAGGAACTGAACTGAATCTAAACCCACTCAGGTGCTGTTAATAACGAAGAGAGTTCTCCTCTCTAGCAGGAACCGTGGTGGAGGCTGTTTTTAGGGTTTAATCCCTGGCCCATCTCTCTTATCTCTACCTAAACCTCAGGCTCAGGCCcctcagagacacagaggaggacaggacagcaAGGCAAGGAGCTATATAGTTGGCAAGGAGAAGGTTCCACTCCTAAACAGAGCTATATAGTTGGCAAGGAGACAGTTCCACCCCTAAACAGAGCTATATAGTTGGCAAGGACACAGTTCCACCCCTAAACAGAGCTATATAGTTGGCAAGGAGACAGTTCCACCCCTAACCAGAGCTATATAGTTGGCAAGGACACAGTTCCACCCCTAAACAGAGCTATATAGTTGGCAAGGAGACAGTTCCACCCCTAAACAGAGCTATATAGTTGGCAAGGACACAGTTCCACCCCTAAACAGAGCTATATAGTTGGCAAGGAGACAGTTCCACCCCTAAACAGAGCTATATCGTTGTCAAGGAGACAGTTCCACCCCTAAACAGAGCTATATAGTTGGCAAGGAGACAGTTCCAGTTCCACCCTAAACAGAGCTATATAGTTGGCAAGGAGACAGCTCCACCCCTAACCAGAGCTATATAGTTGGCAAGGAGAGAGTTCCACCCCTAAACAGAGCTATATAGTTGGCAAGGAGACAGTTCCACCCCTAAACAGAGCTATATCGTTGGCAAGGAGACAGTTCCACCCCTAAACAGAGCTATATAGTTGGCAAGGAGACAGTTCCACCCCTAAACAGAGCTATATAGTTGGCAAGGAGACAGTTCCACCCCTAAACAGAGCTATATAGTTGGCAAGGAGACAGTTCCACCCCTAAACAGAGCTATATAGTTGGCAAGGAGACAGTTCCACCCCTAACCAGAGCTATATAGTTGGCAAGGAGAGAGTTCCACCCCTAAACAGAGCTATATAGTTGGCAAGGAGACAGTTCCACCCCTAAACAGAGCTATATAGTTGGCAAGGAGAGAGTTCCACCCCTAAACAGAGCTATATAGTTGGCAAGGAGACAGTTCCACCCCTAAACAGAGCTATATAGTTGGCAAGGAGACAGTTCCACCCCTAAACAGAGCTATATAGTTGGCACTGGCAGATTTTTCTATCccttcagcgtgtgtgtgtgtgtgtgtgtgtgtgtgtgtgtgtgtgtgtgtgtgtgtttaactattcttgtggggaccagaagtctaTTTCTCggtggttaggttagggttagaattacgttaagggttaggagctacGGTTCGTTTTAGGGTATGTGTATGTGTTAGGTTAGGGGTTCGGGAAAATAGGAATTTGAAtaggactgaattgtgtgtccccacaaggttagcctcacaagtgtgtgtgtgtgtgtggttggggggtactgtgtgtgtgtgtcagtgtcaggGAGGAAGTGAATCAGAATGCCTACATTCCACAGCAAAGGCGTGGCCTAGAGAGAAAGGCTCCATTTATACCACagagggtgcatcccaaatgaaaGCCTTATTCCCACAGGACTCCAACAAGGACAGTGCACTGTGTAGCAAATAGGGTGCCAATTAGGACGCAGACAGagcaggagggaaggagaaagagaggaaggcagTGTTGAGTCACCCACCACTGATGACAGAGTTAAAGTACAGTACATTCTTTCCCATGTCAGATGTCAGGGCctatcagagagaggaaggagtcctaccctcaccaTGTCAGAGCctatcagagagaggaaggagcacTGTCCTCACCATGTCAGGGCctatcagagagaggaaggagcccTGTCCTCACCATGTCAGGGCctatcagagagaggaaggagtcctaccctcaccaTGTCAGAGCctatcagagagaggaaggagcccTGTCCTCACCATGTCAGGGCctatcagagagaggaaggagtcctaccctcaccaTGTCAGGGCctatcagagagaggaaggagcccTGTCCTCACCATGTCAGGGCctatcagagagaggaaggagcccTGTCCTCACCATGTCAGGGCctatcagagagaggaaggagtcctaccctcaccaTGTCAGGGCctatcagagagaggaaggagtcctaccctcaccaTGTCAGAGCctatcagagagaggaaggagcccTACCCTCACCATGTCAGGGCctatcagagagaggaaggagtcctaccctcaccaTGTCAGGGCctatcagagagaggaaggagcccTGTCCTCACCATGTCAGGGCctatcagagagaggaaggagcccTACCCTCACCATGTCAGGGCctatcagagagaggaaggagtccTGTCCTCACCATGTCAGGGCctatcagagagaggaaggagcccTGTCCTCACCATGTCAGAGCctatcagagagaggaaggagcccTACCCTCACCATGTCAGGGCctatcagagagaggaaggagtcctaccctcaccaTGTCAGAGCctatcagagagaggaaggagcccTGTCCTCACCATGTCAGGGCctatcagagagaggaaggagcccTACCCTCACCATGTCAGGGCctatcagagagaggaaggagcccTACCCTCACCATGTCAGGGCctatcagagagaggaaggagcccTACCCTCACCATGTCAGAGCctatcagagagaggaaggagcccTACCCTCACCATGTCAGGGCctatcagagagaggaaggagcccTGTCCTCACCATGTCAGGGCctatcagagagaggaaggagcccTGTCCTCACCATGTCAGGGCctatcagagagaggaaggagcccTGTCCTCACCATGTCAGGGCctatcagagagaggaaggagcccTACCCTCACCATGTCAGGGCctatcagagagaggaaggagcccTGTCCTCACCATGTCAGAGCctatcagagagaggaaggagcccTGTCCTCACCATGTCAGGGCctatcagagagaggaaggagcccTACCCTCACCATGTCAGGGCctatcagagagaggaaggagcccTGTCCTCACCATGTCAGGGCctatcagagagaggaaggagcccTGTCCTCACCATGTCAGGGCctatcagagagaggaaggagcccTGTCCTCACCATGTCAGGGCctatcagagagaggaaggagcccTGTCCTCACCATGTCAGGGCctatcagagagaggaaggagcccTGTCCTCACCATGTCAGGGCctatcagagagaggaaggagcccTGTCCTCACCATGTCAGGGCctatcagagagaggaaggagcccTGTCCTCACCATGTCAGGGCCaatcagagagaggaaggagcccTACCCTCACCATGTCAGGCctatcagagagaggaaggagtccTGTCCTCACCATGTCAGGGCctatcagagagaggaaggagcccTACCCTCACCATGTCAGAGCCTATCACTGAGAGAGGAAGGAGTCCTGTCCTCACCATGTCAGGGCctatcagagagaggaaggagtccTGTCCTCACCATGTCAGGGCctatcagagagaggaaggagcccTGTCCTCACCATGTCAGGGCCaatcagagagaggaaggagcccTGTCCTCACCATGTCAGGGCctatcagagagaggaaggagcccTGTCCTCACCATGTCAGGGCctatcagagagaggaaggagcccTGTCCTCACCATGTCAGGGCctatcagagagaggaaggagcccTGTCCTCACCATGTCAGGGCctatcagagagaggaaggagtcctgtctctcccatgtcagggcctatcagagagaggaaggagcccTGTCCTCACCATGTCAGGGCctatcagagagaggaaggagtccTGTCCTCACCATGTCAGGGCCTATCTGAGAGAGGAAGGAGCCCTGTCCTCACCATGTCAGAGCctatcagagagaggaaggagtccTGTCCTCACCATGTCAGGGCctatcagagagaggaaggagctcCTGTCCTCACCATGTCAGGGCAATAATGATGTTAACATGATGTTTGAATGcctacctcatctctgttccccacacatacaattatctgtgaggtccctcagttgagcagtgaatttcaaacactaattcaaccacaaagaccagggaggttttccaatgccttgcatagatgggcacctattggtagatgggtaaaaaaacaacaaccaatcactacaaacatacaggtgtCCATCCTAACTCAGTTACTGactaccactctccatatttacaaacatagtggtggctgcatcatgttatgggtatgcttgtttaaggactggggagtttttcagggtaAAAAAGAAACGTATTGGATCTAAAACACAAACTAAATcctggaggaaaacctggtttgatgaattcacctttcagaaggacaataaccttaaacacaaggccaaatctacactggagttgcttaccaagaagacagtgaatgttcctgagtggccgagttacagttctgacttaaatctgcttgaaaatctatgaagACATGAAAATGGTTGTTTATAGCAATGATCAGCAACCAATCTGACAGAAGATAATAATAGTTGGAAAATATGAATCCAGGTGtctgattctaacatgtattgactcagggggtgtgaatacttatgttaattagatatttctgaatttcattttcaataaatttgatTCTAAGATTTCtccaaacatgttttcactttttcattgtggggtattgtgtgcagatgggtgagaaaaaaaaatattgaatcgattttgaattcagtctgcaacacaacaaaacgtggaataagtcaaggagtacgaatacattctgaatgccctgtatacGGTATACCGCCCGAGCCTAATTCTGACAAAGGAGCTCGCTCAGAAATGTGTCAAAAATACATCCTATTGAAGGGGATGAAGTTGGCTTCCTTATTCAAATATTTCCGACATCACTTCAACTTAGTGTTCCTGTTTGTAATTTTCCTCGTAGCTTCCCTTCTCGGGGCCCCAGCAGAATGATTGTGTAAAAACAGCCTCCTGTCGGAACGGTCATCCTGGTGTTCTGGTGTTCTGGTGTTCTGGAATGTGATTCAATCATCAGAATGAGCTGTTCCCTTTACGAAGCAGTGAATCACTTCACTCTGTACATCATGAGGAGACCCCagtcagagcacacacacacacacacacacacacacacacacacacacacacacatacacacacacacacacacacacacacacacacacacacacacacacacacacacatacacaaatacacacacacatagtaaaacacatacaacaacacacataatatacacacacacacacacatatacacacactccatatttacacaacacacacacacacacacacacacacacacacactcacacactccacacacacaaatgtgaggtcacatacacatacacatgaacacacacactaattcaacacacaaagacacacagttttccaacactgacacacacacacacacacaacacacacacacaaaaacacaccacacacaaacacacacacacagtgactcaggggtgtgaatacacacatatacacacacaaacacatgttttcacaCATTGTGGGGTACAGACAGGAACATTGAgttcacacaatacacacaacacaacaacatggaatacacacacacacacacacataaatcctggacacacacacagaaaaccacattgaaacacacacacacatacacacacacacacacacacacacacatcctggtgTTCCtggtgttcacacacacacaccacaacacacaccacaatcacacacacactcacacaatacacacattgaATGGGatttagtggcacacacacacttacacacacacacatcacacacacacacacacacacacacacacacatacacacatgatcacatacaccacatacacacacacatatacacacacacacacacacacaacacatgacacacacacacacacacacacacacacacacacacacacacacacacacacacacacacacacacacacagacacacaatttcatacacacacacacacacacacatttacacacacacacacacactacacacacacacacacacacacacacacacacacacacacacacacacacacacacacacagacacacacacacacatatacacacacacacacacacacacacacacacacacacacacacacacacacacacacacacacaacacacacacacacacacacacacaaacacacaccctcctGGCAGTGTGTGTACGGCAGGAGGAGGATGTTGAAATGAGAGACAGGTGacgtctggtctcctggtgtgaAATTGTCAGTCTGTTGAGTTTTGGTCCAATTAGCTGAATCAGTGTTAGAGAATCACAGTGTGGTCATGGAGGACTCCCAGAGCAGGACATATAGATGTGGTGAGAGAGGGTGTGTTTTTTAGTGTGTTGACTGAATATTTTTGTATGTGTGTTCCCTAGAGGAAACGTCCCAATagtccccccaccccccacacacactcctgtctccGTTCCTCAGAGTTTACACAGAGGCCTATACCTCCAACATACTGAATTCCTCAGGAGTCACGCTTCTCAATTCACAGCTAGTGCCAATCCTCTCTTCTCTTATCTTCTTGTCTCTTTTCTGCAGCACAGGGCTGGCTAAGAGACagttctctctatccctctctcccgccctctTTCCATCCCCATGATCCCCCTCTCCAGCCttttcttcatctctctatcccccccctctctctctgcctcgctgcCCAGTGCATGCCCTCctgccatctctccctccctctctatctcccccccagctctctgtcatcctctctctatctctcccccccagctctctgtctatcctctctctatctcccccccagcgctctgtccatcctctctctatctctccccccagcgctctgtccatcctctctctatctctcccccagctctctgtcatcatctctctatctctccctccagcgctctgtctatcctctctctatctctcccccagctctctgtcatcctctctctatctctcccccagttctctgtccatcctctctctatctctcccccagctctctgtcatcctctctctatctctcccccagctctctgtccatcctctctctatctctcccccagcGCTCTGTCCatcctttctctatctctcccccagctctctgtcatcctctctctatttctccccccagcgctctgtccatcctctctctatctctccccccagctctctgtctatcctctctctatctctcccccaagctctctgtcatcctctctctatctctcccccagttctctgtccatcctctctctatctctcccccagctctctgtccatcctctctctatctctcccccagctctctgtccatcctctctctatttctcccccagctctctgtccatcctctctctatctctctcccccagctctctgtccatcctctctctatctctccccccagcactctgtccatcctctctctatctctcccccagctctctgtccatcctctctctatctctcccccagctctctgtccatcctctctctatctctccccccagctctctgtccatcctctctctatctctccccccagctctctgtccatcctctctctgtccatcctttctctgtccatcctctctctgtccatcctctctctgtccatcttctctctgtccatcttctctctgtccatcttctctctgtccatcttctctctgtccatcctctctctgtccatcctctctctgtccatcctctctctgtccatcctctctctgtccatcctctctctgtccatcctctctctgtccatcctctctctgtccatcttctctctgttcatcttctctctgtccatcctctctctgtccatcctctctctgtccatcctctctctgtccatcctctctctgtccatcttctctctgtccatcctctctctgtccatcctctctctgtccatcctctctctgtccatcctctctctgtccatcctctctctgtccatcctctctctgtccatcttctctctgtccatcttctctctgtccatcctctctctgtccatcctctctctgtccatcttctctctgtccatcttctctctgtccatcctctctctgtccatcctctctctgtccatcctctctctgtccatcctctctctgtccatcctctctctgtccatcctctctctgtccatcctctctctgtccatcctctctctgtccatcctctctctgtccatcttctctctgtccatcctctctctgtccatcctctgtctgtccatcctctctctgtctgtgttcaatGACCCATAATCCAGGCAGCACtgctcccctgtgtgtgtgtctacttgcTGCCAGATGGCTTAATACCAGAGAGAGATGCcacacaggtgtgagtgtgtgtgcgtgtttgtgtttgtgtgtgtgtgtctctgcttaTTTTACAGATGACTGCTCTCAGAACAGATGGTTAACAGAACAGTTTTTCTATGTGTTTTTCAGAGGATCCACACAGTTTACACCGTGTCTTTTAGTTGTTTAGTCTGAGCCATGTcccatctcacctcctcctctgAGAAAGTGATGCCCCAAACCAACCCAACAACATGCTACCAGTCCATCTTGCCCTCCTATAGAGCTTTCATATGTAATGGCCCCTATTGTTGGTAGGACATGTACCATGTGGTTGTTTTGGCAACAGGGAATTGTCTTCCCACtctgttcgagagagagagagagagagagagagagggttgggctTACACCTGACTATGTGTAAGTACGCAATGGAGGGTATTGTCTGACATGattagcacacacacacctttactgCTGCTAGCGCCCAGGCAGAGCTCATCAGGCCAGGCTTAGTCGGCAGTGAAGTGGTACGTGTCCCATTGAGTTGGACTCAGTACAATCTACTGCAATGCTCACATGTCACGGACTATTCATGTCCAGTTGGAATTTGATCTTAGAAGTGACTGGCTTTAAATGAGTAGAGATTGAGTCTGTAATGTACCGCAGTGTGTTTAAGGCCGTGTATTgactgattgagtctgtaatgtaCCACAGTGTGTTTAAGGCCGTGTATTgactgattgagtctgtaatgtaCCACAGTGTGTTTAAGGCCGTGTATTgactgattgagtctgtaatgtaCCACAGTGTGTTTAAGGCCGTGTATTgactgattgagtctgtaatgtaCCACAGTGTGTTTAAGGCAGTGTattgactgagtctgtaatgtaCCACAGTGTTTTTAAGGCAGTGTattgactgagtctgtaatgtaCCACAGTGTTTTTAAGGCAGTGTAttgattgagtctgtaatgtaCCACAGTGTGTTTTAAAGGCAGTGTattgactgagtctgtaatgtaCCACAGTGTTTTTAAGGCAGTGTATTgactgattgagtctgtaatgtaCCACAGTGTGTTTAAGGCCGTGTAttgattgagtctgtaatgtaCCACAGTGTGTTTAAGGCCGTGTATTgactgattgagtctgtaatgtaCCACAGTGTGTTTAAGGCCGTGTATTgactgattgagtctgtaatgtaCCACAGTGTGTTTAAGGCCGTGTATTgactgattgagtctgtaatgtaCCACAGTGTGTTTAAGGCCGTGTATTgactgattgagtctgtaatgtaCCACAGTGTGTTTAAGGCCGTGTATTgactgattgagtctgtaatgtaCCACAGTGTGTTTAAGGCCGTGTattgactgagtctgtaatgtaCCACAGTGTTTTGAAGGCAGTGTAttgattgagtctgtaatgtaCCACAGTGTTTTAAAGGCAGTGTattgactgagtctgtaatgtaCCACAGTTTCAGTGTattgactgagtctgtaatgtaCCACAGTGTGTTTAAGGCCGTGTATTgactgattgagtctgtaatgtaCCACAGTGTGTTTAAGGCCGTGTATTgactgattgagtctgtaatgtaCCACAGTGTGTTTAAGGCCGTGTATTgactgattgagtctgtaatgtaCCACAGTGTGTTTAAGGCCGTGTATTgactgattgagtctgtaatgtaCCACAGTGTGTTTAAGGCCGTGTATTgactgattgagtctgtaatgtaCCACAGTGTGTTTTAAAGGCAGTGTattgactgagtctgtaatgtaCCACAGTGTGTTTTAAAGGCAGTGTattgactgagtctgtaatgtaCCACAGTGTTTTGAAGGCAGTGTAttgattgagtctgtaatgtaCCACAGTGTGTTTTAAAGGCAGTGTattgactgagtctgtaatgtaCCACAGTGTTTTGAAGGCAGTGTattgactgagtctgtaatgtaCCACAGTGTTTTGAAGGCAGTGTattgactgagtctgtaatgtaCCACAGTGTTTTGAAGGCAGTGTat
Above is a window of Oncorhynchus keta strain PuntledgeMale-10-30-2019 unplaced genomic scaffold, Oket_V2 Un_contig_25643_pilon_pilon, whole genome shotgun sequence DNA encoding:
- the LOC118383374 gene encoding uncharacterized protein LOC118383374 gives rise to the protein MYGSSRSVAKMEGNNGSSQSPGRSPCLPRSPRLGHRRTNSTGGPGGKTLSMENIQSLNAAYATSGPMYLSDNEVISQQTQAYPNPNHDPSLPKSTMTLGRSGAKLPYGVRTTAMGSNPNISQGGGGSSMPSDSIVFGCDHVSSSQSSLQQASTVPHSLRQTRDNTIMDLQTQLKEVLRENELLRGEVDVKESKLSSSMNSIKTFWSPELKKERALRKDEVSKISVWKEQYRVVQDETQMSGPIRERKESYPHHVRAYQREEGALSSPCQGLSERGRSPVLTMSGPIRERKESYPHHVRAYQREEGALSSPCQGLSERGRSPTLTMSGPIRERKEPCPHHVRAYQREEGALSSPCQGLSERGRSPTLTMSGPIRERKESYPHHVRAYQREEGALPSPCQGLSERGRSPTLTMSGPIRERKEPCPHHVRAYQREEGALPSPCQGLSERGRSPVLTMSGPIRERKEPCPHHVRAYQREEGALPSPCQGLSERGRSPTLTMSEPIRERKEPCPHHVRAYQREEGALPSPCQGLSERGRSPTLTMSGPIRERKEPYPHHVRAYQREEGALPSPCQGLSERGRSPVLTMSGPIRERKEPCPHHVRAYQREEGALSSPCQGLSERGRSPTLTMSGPIRERKEPCPHHVRAYQREEGALSSPCQGLSERGRSPTLTMSGPIRERKEPCPHHVRAYQREEGALSSPCQGLSERGRSPVLTMSGPIRERKEPCPHHVRAYQREEGALSSPCQGLSERGRSPVLTMSGPIRERKEPCPHHHRAG